The Erinaceus europaeus chromosome 4, mEriEur2.1, whole genome shotgun sequence genomic sequence ttctccacatctGAATTTTTTTGATAGTTCACTGCCTGTTTcggttttttctctttatttgaagGACTAGCAGCAAACTTGTATGGACTTGTTTTTTCAGATCCAAAATGAGCAGTATTGGGTTTCTGCAAGAAGCAATGCTTTTTATGAAAGTGCTGCTGAGCACTCTCAGGATCATGAAATCCTTTGGTACATGTGCCACACTTTACTATGTATTGCTGCTCCTCCTCCGCGACCATTTCTTTTCCATGTACTTGAAGGATATGAGAGTTCAAGTCGGCTATGTTCTGTGCTGTGGCTGAACATAAACTGCAGCGAAACCACAGTTTACCTGTATGCAGCATGACTTGGAGACATCTACTGTGATCTTCTCTTCTATTGACTTTACAGATGTAGCTCTCATGGCAACCACAGGTTAACAGGTTGCTTGTTTCTACTACTGGAAAATCACTCTCAGTTTTAATTGAAGTTTCAGCTTTTTCTGACACAAACACATAATCTATGCTGTGATGCTCCTTATAATGCGTCAAAAAAGCTTCTTCTACATTAAAAATGAGATCACAAAGCCCACAAAAGTACTTAACTTTTATTTCATTATCATGCTCGTCCTGGCAGTGGCGGTACAATGTTTCTATcttgtgaaaagtctttttgcaatgTGTACAGCTGTACCTATGAAACTGGTGACTTGTTATAGACAAGCAGTGCTGTTTTACACATTCTTGGGAGTCAAACATATCTTCACAAATTCGGCATTGCCATTTACCTTTTGTAGAACTATTTACTGGGgagggatcaacaatggtaacagATGAAGAGGGATTTTCAACAGCCAAATTACTCACCACAGTTGTAGAAGATGATGGCAATGTTTGACCCTCTACGTCATCTGTCTCATAAAAATATCTGTGCCCACTATGAAACTCAGTCACATGTGCCATGATTGACTCTTTCCTTGTTAAACCCTTTTTACATGTTCGACACCAGAAAAGAAAGTTATTCAAATGTGCTCCTCCATGAAATCGGCTCATGTGTAAGCGGATGACCCCTGAGTCTTCACATACCTTTCCACAGACCACACACTTATAGCACATTGTGTTTGCAGAGAAAACATGCTTCTCTACTGCATCTTCATTTGGGAATTGCTGATGGCATTCACAAAACCAGGTTTTAAtcactgctttttctttctgGACACAAACAATATCTTCAAGGCTTTGATCTTCtaaatttatcttcttttttggAATAATGTTGCAATCTTGTGAGCAGGAATCTTGAATACACATAGCTCTTTTAAGTGATGAAAACTTGGATTGTCTGAGCAATGGATTTAAGTCAGAAGGTTTGTTCCCTTCGTTGCTGTGGCAATAAAGTAAGACTGATTCTTCCACTGAATTAATCACGTGGACTTTGTGTCCTGAATTCTGCTTGTGATTTTGGGTACTGGTTTCATCCACAAAGATTTGGTTGCAACTTGGACAATAACCCCTTACTATGAATTTCTCTGCAACCTGGGCAATACTCTTTTCAGCTATAGCTACAGGGCCAGCATTTCGACAACGAACTCTAAATTGGATTtgaaaaaagataaaatcttTCATTAAGTATTTGCTAAATACATTTCTACTTTTCAATGCAGTAGTTATCAAGCAAATGATATGAGCTCTAAacagcattttaaaattaaaatacaggTTATATGTTAATATTCCATCATCTCAAAATACTTGAGTATGCCTTAATCTTATTGGTGTCATCAAGGTCTTGTATATCTGTGACTCCACTCTAAACCAACTTATTCAGAGATTGAGACAGAtggtagaggtgtgtgtgtggggggattcaCCACACTGCCAAAGTTTCCTTTGGTGCTATATCGTATATCAAGAGCACAAATCTGGACTGTGTACATGGCAAGAAAGGTATCCTATCAAGTGAGCTATATTGCTGTCCCTGTCCAACACTTTACCTATTTCTATCCCACACTCAATAGGGTAAAAGTAGAACACAAAAACACTTCACATAAGCCTTAGAAGACTAAAATCAAATCCAGGGGCCAGTAaagagctcacccagtaaagcgtGTGCCTACCAAATGCAGGGATCTAGGTACAAGCTTTAACACCACATGGAAGAATCATAGACAGCATCAGGAAGGGGCTCCATGGATAGTGGGACAATGctattctgtctctcctttctctatctttccctatctcccctaaaTTGAAGAATAAAAAATATCCGCCTGGGGAAGTTGCTCTGCAGTGGTGATCAGCATGTACAAAGCCCtgagttcatttatttttgccaccagagttttcactgggacttggtgcttacaAAATTTCACTATTCCTGAtgaagtttttttccccccctcactacttttttttttttatgagagcactgctcagctctggtttatggtggtacgggggattgaacctgggactttggagcctcaggcatgagagtctctttgcataaccatttcgcTATCTAGCCTCGGCTTCCC encodes the following:
- the ZNF451 gene encoding E3 SUMO-protein ligase ZNF451 isoform X4; this encodes MGEPGSEIIESVPPAGPEASESTTDENEDDIQFVSEGPLRPVLEYIDLVSSDDEEPSTSHSEDKIKKKDYVDHQKDKVALTLARLARHVEVEKQQKEEKNRAFREQIDFQQAHGLQELEFIQGHSETEAARLCVDQWLKMSGLKTGMIHSGTKNSFRRGGRMQVPGKPISCPIMHCNKEFDNGHLLLGHLKRFDHSPCDPTITLHGPSFSSFACVVCYKKFVTQQQYRDHLFAKEAENDGHKKNLLPQIIQCFACPNCFLLFSSKDECLKHMSGKNHLHQTFKLGDNKGVAHPISFPSFAKKILISLCKDVPFQVMCVACHQILRSHMELTAHFRVRCRNAGPVAIAEKSIAQVAEKFIVRGYCPSCNQIFVDETSTQNHKQNSGHKVHVINSVEESVLLYCHSNEGNKPSDLNPLLRQSKFSSLKRAMCIQDSCSQDCNIIPKKKINLEDQSLEDIVCVQKEKAVIKTWFCECHQQFPNEDAVEKHVFSANTMCYKCVVCGKVCEDSGVIRLHMSRFHGGAHLNNFLFWCRTCKKGLTRKESIMAHVTEFHSGHRYFYETDDVEGQTLPSSSTTVVSNLAVENPSSSVTIVDPSPVNSSTKGKWQCRICEDMFDSQECVKQHCLSITSHQFHRYSCTHCKKTFHKIETLYRHCQDEHDNEIKVKYFCGLCDLIFNVEEAFLTHYKEHHSIDYVFVSEKAETSIKTESDFPVVETSNLLTCGCHESYICKVNRREDHSRCLQVMLHTGKLWFRCSLCSATAQNIADLNSHILQVHGKEMVAEEEQQYIVKCGTCTKGFHDPESAQQHFHKKHCFLQKPNTAHFGSEKTSPYKFAASPSNKEKKPKQAVNYQKNSDVEKSAENDLSCQNIDEEVELPDLDYLRTMTHIVFVDFDNWSNFFGHLPGQLNQGTFIWGFQGGNTNWKPPVNCKIYNYLNRIGCFFLHPRCSRRKDAADFAICMHAGRLDEQLPKQIPFTILSGDQGFLELENQFKKTQRPAHILNPHHLEGDMMCALLNSISDTTKDMELEEAIRRSLEEM
- the ZNF451 gene encoding E3 SUMO-protein ligase ZNF451 isoform X3 — its product is MGEPGSEIIESVPPAGPEASESTTDENEDDIQFVSEGPLRPVLEYIDLVSSDDEEPSTSHSEDKIKKKDYVDHQKDKVALTLARLARHVEVEKQQKEEKNRAFREQIDFQQAHGLQELEFIQGHSETEAARLCVDQWLKMSGLKTGMIHSGTKNSFRRGGRMQVPGKPISCPIMHCNKEFDNGHLLLGHLKRFDHSPCDPTITLHGPSFSSFACVVCYKKFVTQQQYRDHLFAKEAENDGHKKNLLPQIIQCFACPNCFLLFSSKDECLKHMSGKNHLHQTFKLGDNKGVAHPISFPSFAKKILISLCKDVPFQVMCVACHQILRSHMELTAHFRVRCRNAGPVAIAEKSIAQVAEKFIVRGYCPSCNQIFVDETSTQNHKQNSGHKVHVINSVEESVLLYCHSNEGNKPSDLNPLLRQSKFSSLKRAMCIQDSCSQDCNIIPKKKINLEDQSLEDIVCVQKEKAVIKTWFCECHQQFPNEDAVEKHVFSANTMCYKCVVCGKVCEDSGVIRLHMSRFHGGAHLNNFLFWCRTCKKGLTRKESIMAHVTEFHSGHRYFYETDDVEGQTLPSSSTTVVSNLAVENPSSSVTIVDPSPVNSSTKGKWQCRICEDMFDSQECVKQHCLSITSHQFHRYSCTHCKKTFHKIETLYRHCQDEHDNEIKVKYFCGLCDLIFNVEEAFLTHYKEHHSIDYVFVSEKAETSIKTESDFPVVETSNLLTCGCHESYICKVNRREDHSRCLQVMLHTGKLWFRCSLCSATAQNIADLNSHILQVHGKEMVAEEEQQYIVKCGTCTKGFHDPESAQQHFHKKHCFLQKPNTAHFGSEKTSPYKFAASPSNKEKKPKQAVNYQKNSDVEKSAENDLSCQNIDEEVELPDLDYLRTMTHIVFVDFDNWSNFFGHLPGQLNQGTFIWGFQGGNTNWKPPVNCKIYNYLNRIGCFFLHPRCSRRKDAADFAICMHAGRLDEQLPKQIPFTILSGDQGFLELENQFKKTQRPAHILNPHHLEGDMMCALLNSISDTTKGMQLQSQCKPPKRRRLHC